CCACAATACCGCGAACTGACCGGATTCAAACATCAATACCTTGTCGCCCGGCGACAAGGTATTAACCAGCGCCGCTTCCCAGCACCCGGTACCGGAAGACGGAAAAATCATCACAGGGCTGGAGGTTTTAAAAACCGGCTTCAAACCAGACAACACCCGAAGACCCAGTTCTGCAAATTCTGGTCCACGATGATCAATGTTGGCGCGATCCATGGCCCGTAACACACGTTCCGGAATATTGGTGGGTCCTGGGATTTGCAGAAAATGTCGGCCTCTATTTACGCTCATGATATGTCCCTGTTTCTTAAATTGCTCAATTATGGGCGAGATTATGATGCCCCGCTTGCCTGCCTGCAACCCTATTACAATTTTGTGTTACCCTAGGCAAATCAGAGGCTTGGGTTAGGGGAACAAATATATGGTTATTCGCACGACACCGGATGGAACCGTTTTGCAAGATGGGGGTGCGGACGATTGCGCCATTCAGCTCTATTACGAATGGCGATCCACTTCTACGCGGCGCGTTCGCATGGTGCTGCATGAAAAGGGCCTCGATTGGATCGGGCTGCACCTTCAAAAGGGGGTCGATGCAGAAGGCTATGCCCCCTGGTACACAGCGCTTAACCCACTGGGGGTCGTGCCCACATTGATCCACAATGGAAAAGCCGTCATCGAATCCAATGTCATCAATGAATATCTGGAAGATACCTTTCCTCAAGTGCCACTTCGCCCCGATGATCCGTTTGAAAAGGCCCGCATGCGGGTGTGGCTAATCCGGTCCGAAAACGAAGCCCATGATGCCATCAACCCCATTTCCGAAAAGGTTCGCGCGGTCCGAAAAAAGCAATTCACCAAAGAACAATTGCTGAAACAACTGCGCGCCTGCCCCCATCCGGGACGCCGCGCCTTAAAGATTGGCCGGCTGCTAGATGGCATTCCTGATTCTATCATCGAAACATCCCACCAACGCATTGCCTGGCTGTTGGCAGAAATGGAAAAATCCCTGAGCGATGGCCCATGGCTGGCCGGGTCCAGCTATTCGCTGGCCGACATTGCCATGGCCCCGTTCATGGAACGCTTCGTTGCCAATGACATTGCCGAAGTGGCAGAACTGGATACCCGATTGCCCCTCAGCGCCAATTGGTGGGAAAGGATTCAAGCAAAGCCATCCTATCAATATGTCATGGCCATGAAGAGCCCGGAAGAATCTGACCCGTTCAAGGATATGGCGATTTAGCGGGCGTTCTGGCGAACTGCTGGGCCAGTGCTTATCCCCCCGGCTCAAACCAAAATAACATGACAATCCAGCCATAATAGACGCGGCTGATTTTTCAACCACGCCCCTCCTCAAACGCCCCTGATTTCAACGTTTTTAACGCCTTCTGCCGGATATCTGAACTGGAAAACGGGCGCTAACGATTATGAAACGTTTTATGGTTAATACAGGGCCTGTGATTCCTTTAAAACCAGGGAATTAGGAGCATTTAATGGGTGGAGACCAAAACGATGCAGAAAAGGCCTTAAAGAAGGCCGAGGAGAAGGCTGCCCTTCTTGAAACCACCCTTGGCACCATGGCCCAGGGCGTGGCGGTCTACGATTCCGATTTCCGGATTATCAGTTTCAACGATCAAATTCAGAAAATACTAGATCTTCCGCCGGGTTTTTTGCGCGTAGGGCTCTCTTTAGAAGACATCATACGATACCGCACTGAACGGGGCGAATATGGTGCGCCCACAAGCGAAAAACCCATCGAAGAAATTGTTCAGGAACGATTTTCCCGTGGCAAATCCATGGATGAATTTATTGCAGAACGCACCCTTCCCAACGGCACTACCTGTGTCCACCACCGTCGCCCCATGCCAGGTGGTGGGTGTGTGGTCACCTACACCGACATCACAGACCGCAAAGCCGCCGAGCACCAGGTGGCCGAAAAATCGCACGTTCTTGAAGCCACCTTTGACAACATGGTTCAAGGCATTGCTGTATACGATAAAAATCACGTTTTGGGCGCAACCAACCCCCAATATTCCGACATTTTGGGACTACCATCAAACTTCGTCTTCGTTGGCATGGACCGCTCCGATATTCTGCGCTATCGGGCTGAATTTGGACATTATGGTGATGGTGACATTGATGCTCTGATCAATGAACAGCTGGCGACTACTGGGGAACAGGAAAGTAGTGAACGCACCCTCCCCGACGGTCGGTCCTATTTATACGAACGTGTGCCAACGCCCGATGGTGGCTATATATCAACGGTAACGGACATCACCGAGCGCAAAGCTACCGAGCATCAGGTGGCCGAAAAATCGCGCATCCTTGAAGCCACCTTTGACAATATGGCTCAGGGTATTGCCGTCTTTGATAGCGCCCATACCCTAGTGGCATTCAATGCGCAGTATGGTGAAATTCTGGGATTGCCATCAGATTATTTGCAGGTTGGCTTCAGCCGCAGGGAAATTTTGCAGTTTAGAGCGCAACAATTTCATCACGACGGACTTGATGGGGATACATTAATCGAAAAAAAGATCGCCGGTGCCATGGAACCGGAAAGCAGCGATCGTGTTCTGCCCAATGGCAATACTTATTCGTATCACCGCATCCCCACCCCCGATGGTGGCTACATCGCAACCGTGACCGATACCACGGAGCGCACAAACATGGAGCGTGAACAGCAAGAAAGTGATCGAAAATTTAGGGCCGCCTTTAACAATGCTGGCGTTGGCATCTCCATCAGAAGCAACAATGGAAAAACCCGGGAACACAACGATACCTTAAGCAAAATGCTGGGCTATACCGAAGAAGAGCTTCAATCCATTCGTCTGACAGAACTTGCCCACCCCGATGATGATCCGAATATAACGTCGCTCCGGATGCGCACACCCCAAGAAACCAATGACGGTGTCATTGAGCGCCGCTTCATCCGTAAAGATGGCCATATCATTTGGTGCATCATCACCTACAAGGTCGTATTTGATGAACAGGGCGTGCCCCTTTACACCATCGCCATGTACCAAGACATCACAGAGCGCAAGATAAACGAGGAAGGCATTCAGGCAGCAAAGGAAGAAGCCGAATTTGCAAACCGTTCCAAATCAGAATTTCTGGCCAATATGAGCCATGAACTGCGTACTCCCCTGAACGCGGTTATCGGTTTTTCCGAAGTGATCATCAAAGAAAGTTTCGGACCTATTGGTAACCAAAAATATAAGGGATATATCGAAGATATTCATTCATCGGGCCAGCATCTACTGGGTCTGATCACAGACATCCTTGACCTGTCAAAGGTCGAGGCCGGAAAAACCAAACTTCATGAAGAAGATATTGATCCGGTAGACATTGCCCGTGCATGCCTCAGCATGGTCAGAAGTCAGGCCCGAAATAATGCAATAGATTTGGTGCTGGACATTCCCGACCAGTTGCCCTGGCTGTTTGGGGACCAATTGGTGCTCAAACAAATTGTGCTGAACCTGTTAACCAACGCGATTAAATTCAGCAACGAAGGGGGCACCGTCACCCTTAAGGGGTGGAGCCAGACCAAAAGCGGCTTTGTCTTTCAGGTCATTGACACCGGCATCGGAGTCGCTTTGGAAGACATTCCGAAAATCATGCAGCCCTTTATCCAGATTGAAAGTGCCATGAGCCGAAAACATCAGGGAACCGGGCTTGGGCTTCCGCTGGTCAAACGGATGGTCGAACTTCATGGCGGCTCCATTGATATCCAAAGTGAACTGAACATCGGCACCACGGTAACGGTCCGACTTCCAGCAGAACGAATCAGGCAAAACCCAACACAATCATCCTCCAAAAAGGCACTGACGCAGTAGCGGACACTTACAAAATATTAACTATATATAAATATGCAAATAGTAATGATTCTTAACCTTTGTTACAGTGCCTGAGAAACCGTTGTTAACGGTATAAATTTAAAATTAGGTCTGGGATACCCATCCGTTGGGCGAAAAAGAACAAGGCAACAGTTTCACCTTATTCTGGCGTTATGTCGCCGGGGTCGTCATCGTGTGGTCGATCATCATTGGCGGTTCACTGGTCAGCAATATCCAGTTGCTGGACGAGCAAACCATGGCCTTGGCACGCAAAGAGGCGATTGCCAATTTCAACAAGGATCAGGGATTTCGGTTATGGGGCACAAAGCACGGGGGCGTCTATGTCCCTGTCACCGAAGAAACGCCCCCCAGCCCGTATCTAAGCCACATTCCAGAACGTGATATCGAAACACCGTTGGGTCGAAAACTGACATTGATGAACCCTGCTTATATGGTTCGCCAATTGATGGATGATCACGCCAATCTTTATGGCGTGCGGGGAAAAATAACCGGCCTGACCGTGCTGCGCCCGGGCAATGCCCCTGATGCCTGGGAAAGGATAGCCTTGGTAAAGCTGAAATCGGGCGTCAAGGAAGTCAGCGCCATATCCAAAATTGATGGGGAGACCTATTACCGATTAATGCGCCCCATGTATATGAAGCCTGGATGTGAAAAATGTCATGGCCATTTGGGATTCAAGCTTGGTGATTTTCGAGGTGGCGTCGGCGTTTCTGTCCGTCTTACACCGTATCTTGCCGCGCATGCCCAGACGATGGATGCCTTTACCACGACCCATGGTGCAATATGGATTCTGGGCTTGGCCGGAATTGGTTTTGGTGCCCGACAAATCCGGGGGCGAGTTACTGAACGCGACAGGGCCACAGCCGAGGCCCAAGCATCACAGGATCGAATGGCGAGGATGCTCGACATCGCAACCCAGGCGGTAATTTCAATCGACAAACAGCAAAATATTCACCTGTTTAACAAAGGCGCTGAACGCATCTTTGGATACACCGCTGGCGAGATCATAGGCCAATCGATCGATGTGCTTTTGCCGGAACGATTCCGCAAAGATCATTTTTCCCAAATTAAAAGGTTTTCGGAATCTGGCGAAAGCAGCCGACTGATGAATGAACGCCGCGAGGTTTATGGGCGCAAAAAGGATGGCACAGAATTCCCTGCCGAAGCATCCATCTCTGCACTGAGTGACCGTGGTGAGAACATCTTGACTGTTATCTTGAATGACATCACCGCACGTAAAAAAACGGAACAGGAAATCGCCGAAAAATCATACCAACTGGAAGCCACCTTTGAAAACATGTCTCAAGGCATTGCCGTTTATGATGCCAACAACATATTGGTCGCGTTCAATCCTCAATACGGAGAAATTGTTGGCATGCCTGAGGGATTTTTGCGCCCCGGGTTAGCCCGCGCAGATGTTATTCGTTTGAGGGCAAAACAGCGCAATTATTCAAAAGATGAAACCGAAGCTGTGGTAGAGAAAAAGATTTCCTCGTCTAAAACCATAGAAAGCAGCGAACGGACAAGCCCATTTGGCAGAGAGTATTTATACGAACGCACCCCAACACCCGATGGCGGCTATATCACCACGGTGACGGATATTGCTGAGCGACGCGAAGCGGAAAAACAGTTGCAACAATCACAGAAGATGGAAGCGGTCGGGCAATTGACCGGCGGGGTGGCCCATGATTTCAACAATCTTTTGGCCATCTGCATTGGCAACGTTGAACTGGCTTCAGAAACAGCCAAAAATGGCGGTGATGTCCAGCCCTACCTTGATACCGTTTTACGAGCCAGCGAACGAGGGGCAGCACTGACCAATCAACTGCTGGCATTTTCCCGCAAGCAAACATTGATGCCAAAGGTGATCAATGTCAGGGAACTGTTGGCCCACATGTCAGGACTGTTGCGCAGTGCCATTGGAGAGACCATTGAAATCACGATGTCCGGCGATGATGACCTCTGGTCCTGCAAAGTAGATCCGGCCCTTTTGGAAAATGCTATTCTGAACCTTGCCATCAATGCCCGCGATGCCATGAATGATGGCGGCGCGCTGACCATACAAACCACCAACACCGACCTTAAAGAGTCTGCTGTTGCCGCTGATGCCATGGTGTCACCTGGCGAATATGTGATGATCGCCATAAGCGACACCGGAACCGGCATACCGGAAGATGTGATCAACCATGTGTTTGATCCATTTTTCACCACCAAAGAGATCGGCCAGGGCAGCGGTCTCGGCCTATCCATGGTCTATGGCTTCGTCAAACAATCGGGTGGTCAGGTAACCGCCTTTAGTGAAGAAGGGTCAATTGGAACCACCATCACGCTGTATCTACCCCGCTCAGATCAGATGGAACAAACCCCGGGCCCATCAAACCAAGAGACTTCACCAAAGGCTTGTGGCGAGACTATTTTAGTGGTCGAAGATGATGCAGATGTCCGTGCGTTGTCCGTGTCACTGTTACGCAGTTATGGCTACACCGTTCTGGAGGCAGCAGATGGCAAAGCCGCCATCGGGGCGTTGGAAGCAGCCACCAATATCGACCTGTTGTTTACCGATGTTGTCTTACCCGGTGGGATGAGCGGGCCGGAAATTGCAGCAGCGGCGCGCAAACACACCCCTGAAATTGCGGTGCTCTATACATCCGGATATACCAACCTTGCCAATGTCGACCAAAGCGTCTTTGGGGAAGACATCGAGCTGCTTCAAAAACCATACCGCAAAGCAGAACTTGCACAAAAAGTGCGCCTCGTTCTTGACCAAAGGAAAGCATAAATGAATGCCAATCAATATGGAATATCGGGGCATTTCACCAAATGGGCAGTCTTGGCTTTTATATTTTTTGTTGGCACAACTTTTTACGGACACCCTGCCAGGGCAGCGGGAAAGCCTGAAAAAGTGACTGTTGCCATGTCTCTGACCCCCCTTTCGGCCCCGGTGATCATTGCAAAAAATCGGGGGTATTTTAAAAAGAATGGCCTTGATGTCACCATCAAGGATTTTGTCGGTGGGCACCGCACGATCAAGGCCATATTTCAGGGCAAGGCTGATATTGCCACATCGTCTGAGGCTGTGGTCATGTTTAACAGCTTCAAGCGCACCGATTTTGCAATCCTTTGCACCTTTGTCACCTCTGACAATGATGTGAAAATTATCGCGCGAAAAAATTCAGGCATTCGGACGGTGCAAGATTTAGTCGGCCACCGGGTCGGCACCATCACCGGGGCATCCGCCCAGTTCTTTCTTGATGAAACCCTTTTACTGGCAGGCATCGACAACGCCAAAGTCACTGTGGTCCACGTTAGTCCGGAAAAAATGGCGTCAGCACTGGCCAAAGGCGACATTGATGCCAGCGTTGTGTGGGAACCCCTGGCGTATCGGGCAAAACAAAAACTGGGAACCGCGGCCATAGAAGTGCCCCATAACAAAATATATACAGAAACGTTTAACGCGGTAATCCTGAGGGACTATGCAAAAAAGAACCCGGGGCTTTTAATAAAGTTTACCCGCGCCATGGTCCAGGCAACCCGGTTTATCCGGGACCAGCCCGAACAATCTCAACGCATTGTTGCTACACGAATCAAAAAGGATTTACCATTCATCAATGCTGTATGGCAGGATTTTAAATTCGGCATCGGCCTTCATCAATGGCTTCTGACAACATTGGAAAAAGAAGCAAGGTGGGCCATGGGACGCCAACTGATTTTAGCGAAAAAAGCCCCAAACTACCTTAATTTTTTATACCTTGATGCCCTTAAACAGGTAAGCCCAAAGACGGTAACCGTTTTTTATTAAACGGCTGATGGCACGGCTGAAACAAACAGGAAAAACTTTGTGGCCAATATCCGGATAAAGAACCTGACCCTTGCCATGATCATGGCCTTAACGCTGATCACAGGCTGGATGATCATGGGTTTGTGGTCTGCCTATCATGACCATCGTCATGCAATGGGCCATGAACGTTTCGCCTCCGCCATCGTAACCGCGGCGTTTCGACTGACCTCTTTAACCGGGGATTACATGATCTACCATCAACCTCGGGCACGGGACCAATGGCGTTCGACCCACCGATCTTTAGGGGAATTGCTACAAAATAAGGATTTTGGTCATATCGACATAAATCCAGAAATAATTCAAATTCATCACAGCCATGAAACGGCTGGGCGCCTGTTTGCGCGTCTGTCCAGGGATTCAGCTCAAAATCAGAATGGTGTTTTTTCCACGGTTCTTGAAAAAAGATTATTCGACACCCTGCTGACCGTGAATCAGGAAATGGTTTCCAACGCATCCCTTGTTGAAACCCGAAACCGACAAACCATCGAGGGTGCAAACGACCGAATAAAAAAACTGGTCATGGGCATCCTTTTGGTTTTTGGGGCCATCATTGCTGTCATCTCACTCATCTTGATGCGACGCGTTGTCTCGCCGCTTCGAACCCTTGTCAATGGCATTGAATATTTTGGGGGGGGTGAATTAGACCATCGCCTGAAAATCCTGCGCCACGATGAAATTGGAGACGTGGCTACCGCCTTCAATTCAATGGCAGACCGTCTTCAGGAAAGTCTGGTTTCCCGGGATGAAATGGCCAAAGAAGTGATCGAGCGCAAACGCGCCCAACAGCAAATGGCAGAAAAATCAACCCTGCTTGAATCCACAATTAATTCAATGGCCCAAGGCTGCATCGTTTACGATTCAAGTTTGAGGGTGGCTGCCTTCAATGCCCAATATGAAGAGATGTTTGATTTCCCCCCGGGTTTTCTACACCCGGGCTTGCATTTGGAAGATATCATCCGGCACCGTCGTTCACGCCCTGTTGAAAGATCTGGAAACATTGAAATTGAAATAAAACAACGCCTGGAACGGGTCACCAAAAGAGGTGAACGCAACGAAGAGCGCAATCTTCCCAATGGGACAACCTATATTTATCACCGCATGCCCATGGCAGACGGTGGCTTTATCACAACCTACACCGATATCACCGAGCGCAAAAAGGCGGCCCGACACGCGCTTGAGCAATCCCTTATCCTCCGGACAACCTTTGAAAATATGGATCAAGGCATTTCGGTTTATGATGCCCAACACACGTTATTGGCAGCCAATGCCCTGCATGGTGAAATTTTAGGTCTGCCTCCAGGCTTCGTTAAAATCGGGATGAACCGTTCAGATATCATTCGCCACCGGGCAGAACAGGGCCATTACGGTGAATGCGATATCGAAGCTGTGATTGCCGAAAAAATGGCTATGGCCAACAAAGGTGCCTCCGGCGAACACATGTCTCCCAATGGTCGGTTCTATGCCCATGAACATATTCCCACCCCCGATGGCGGCTATATATCAACGGCACGCGACATTACCGACCGACGTCTGGCAGAAAAGAAATTACAACAGGCCCAGAAAATGGAAGCTGTTGGACAGTTGACCGGAGGGATTGCCCATGACTTTAACAATCTCTTGGCCATCAGCATGGGAAACCTTGAACTGGCCAAGGCAGACGCCCAACACAGTGGCCACATAGAACCATTTCTTGGAACTGCCATCCATGCCAATGAACGCGGGGCCGAACTTACCAATCAATTGCTCGCGTTTTCACGTCAACAGACGCTGATGCCAAAGATCATTAATGCTGGCACCCTGCTGAATGACATGACCAGTCTGTTGCGCAGTTCATTGGGAGAAACCATCAAGATAGAATTCACCCAAGAGGAAAGCCTCTGGCTCTGCAAAGTTGACCCCCATCAGTTGGAAAGTGCCATTCTAAACCTTGCCATCAATGCCCGCGATGCCATGCCCGATGGTGGCGTGCTCACCATACAAACCACCAACTGCCAAGACATCAGAGACGATGAGGCAACCGGAGCAGTATCCGGTGATTATGTCATGGTCAGCGTCACCGATACCGGGTGCGGCATGTCACAACATTCGATCGACCATGCTTTCGATCCATTTTTCACCACCAAAAAGGTGGGTGAAGGTAGCGGTCTTGGCCTTTCTATGGTCTATGGCTTCGTCACACAATCAGGGGGCCATGTCACCGTTGACAGCGCCGCCGGGAAAGGAACAACCGTCAAGCTCTTCCTACCCCGTTCCACATCAGCAGAATATAAAACCAGCAAAGGGCATGATGAAGAAATTCCACGGGCCTTGGGCGAGACCATTTTGGTGGTCGAGGATGACCCTGACCTCCGCACCCTGTCAGAGACGTTGCTAACCGGCCTTGGCTACACTGTATTCGGAGCCGAGGACGGAAAAAGCGCCATTGAGCTGTTTGAGAAAATGTCCAAGATTGATCTTTTGTTTACGGATGTGGTCTTGCCCGGTGGAACCAACGGGCCGGAAATAGCCGCCGAAATCAAGAAGCGCAAACCCACGATCAAGGTGCTCTACACTTCGGGATACACCGATTTAGCAAATATCGATCAAAGCACATTCAAGGAAGGGGTTGATCTGTTGCAAAAACCCTACCGCAAGGCAGCACTTGCCAAAATGGTGCGCCAAGTCCTGGAACAGGCATAATCATAGGTTTTGGCGTGATCGGGTGAACGTGTTATATCTGTCCACTATACTTGCTAACCCATCTCCACACACCACCCGGGGAACCATCCGATGACCTTCAAGCCCAGCCCACGCAATCGTCAAGCCGCCAAGGCCATGGAACCGGCGATTGATCCCGCTGGCTGGACCGCAGAAGACCTTGGGGCCAATGATGACTGGGTTTATGAACTCTCTGATGTAGAAATCAATGAGGTGCGCGAAGCGGTCTCGGCCGTGGAACGCCGGGGCATGGATATTCTTGACATCAGGGCCGAAGATTTCCCCCTTCCCCATTTTGACAAGGGATTGGCTGAACTGCGCGATGAACTGCATGAGGGCCGGGGGTTTAACCTGATCCGTGGCATTCCCATTGCCGACTTCACCAAAGCCCAGGCCGGGATCGCATTTTGGGGTATTGGCACCCGGTTCGGCCGCATGCTGTCGCAAAATGCAAAGGGGCATATGCTGGGACATGTAAAAGATTTTGGGGCCGATTATGAAAAAATCAACATCCGGGGCTATCAAACCAGCGCTGAAATGAATTTCCACAGTGACCAATGTGATTATGTCGCCCTGATGTGCATTCACCCGGCGAAACAAGGCGGTGCAAGCCGCATCGCAAGCTCGGTGACGCTTTATAATGAAATGCTAAAAACCCACCCCGAACTGGTGAAGGAACTGGTCGAGGAATTTTATCTTACCAAACATGGTGAAACCCGGCCCGGCGAAGCGCCTTGGTACAAGACACCGGTATTCTCTTTTCAGGACGGGTATCTTACGGTTCGCGGGATCGGAATACGCATCACAAAGGCTCAAGGCTTGCCCGGTGTGCCGCCTTTCACAGAAGCACAAAAAGCCGCCATCAAGCTATTCCGCGAAACGGCAAGAAAAATTTATTTCGATATGGATTTCCGCCCCGGCGACATCCAGATTGTGCACAACCATGTGATGTTGCACACCCGGACAGCCTTTGAAGACTGGCCGGAACCGGAACGCAAACGCCACCTGATGCGTTTGTGGATCACGCCCGAAGAAGGCGATGGCCGCCCGGTGATCCCCGGGTATCGCGAAAACTTTCAAGACATCGGGGTTGAGGGGACAGTGCAGTCCGCCCCGGTGGACGATCTGGAACCTGTCTAGCGCGCAGCCGTAACCATGATCTCAACCAACGTGCCAGGCGTCAGGGTAACCCCAACGGCGACACGGGTTGGCAAATGATCCCGGTCAACCCACGCCATCCAGGCATCATTCATTTCTGCTTTGCGGCTGATATCTGCCAGATAGACGGTCGCACTTAATATCCGTGATTTATCACTGCCCGCATCAGCGAGCACCCCGTCAATTCGGGCCAGAACCTGTTCGGTTTGTTCCTTCATGGGTAAGGTTTTATCATTGGCAACCATGCCAGAGAGAAAAATCAAATCGCCATGAATTGTGGCGCGGCAATTCCATTCACCCGGTTGAATTCTTTCAATATCCATAAGCCAGCTTCTCCCTGAATTTAAAGCTTGAACGATGGGTCAAGCCGTTCGGCAAGACGCAGATACGCCAACCAATCGGCTTGTCCCAAAGGCCTTTTGGCGGCACGTTTTTGGAACTGTGCATAGGTATGTTCGCAAACTTCTTTGGAAATATGGCGAATTTCTGCCCCCGTGGACATCAACTTGACCTGAACTTGGCAGGCTTCCACCAGACGCTGCATGTAGTAAAACCCTTCATAAATGCTGGTCCCAACGCTCAACAGTCCGTGGTTCCACATGATCATGCAGGTTTTTTCGCCCAATTCGTTGGCAATGCGCGGGCCTTCCAGCGCCTCCTCTGCCAATCCTTCGAATTCGTGATAGCCGACCTTGCCGTACAGCGCCACAGATTCCTGATTGGTATAAATCAACCCGTTTTGCATGGCAGACACCACCACCCCATCGGCTTCGTGCAGATGGAAGGAACAGTGAAGATGCGGGTTTGCTTTTAAAATGGCGCCATGAAAGCTCAACCCTGCAGGGCCCGGTGGCATTTCAGATTCTGTGTAAACATTGCCTTCAAAATCAACTTTGAGAAAATCCGATGCCGTAATTTCGCTCCACATCAACCCAACAGGGTTCATCAGAAACTTTTCAGGCTCGTCTGGCACCCGGGCCGTCAGGTGGTTGCGAATTGAATTGTTCCAGCCAAAATTCTGGGCGACCCGGCACCCGGCAGCCAATGCAACGCGGGTTTCCCACTCTGCTTCACTGACTTGGCCGCGCAAAGAATTGCGTGGGCGGTCTTCGTTTTGTATTTCTGCCATCGTGTTCCCCTCCATGAAAAAATTTTGCTTTAAAGCTTTCTACGTTCCGGTAGCCGTTCCACAAAATGGTTCCAGGCTTTGTCTTGAGATCGCTGTTTCAAAATTTGCGGTGTAATTTTTTCTGATTCTTCC
This sequence is a window from Rhodospirillales bacterium. Protein-coding genes within it:
- a CDS encoding ABC transporter substrate-binding protein; its protein translation is MNANQYGISGHFTKWAVLAFIFFVGTTFYGHPARAAGKPEKVTVAMSLTPLSAPVIIAKNRGYFKKNGLDVTIKDFVGGHRTIKAIFQGKADIATSSEAVVMFNSFKRTDFAILCTFVTSDNDVKIIARKNSGIRTVQDLVGHRVGTITGASAQFFLDETLLLAGIDNAKVTVVHVSPEKMASALAKGDIDASVVWEPLAYRAKQKLGTAAIEVPHNKIYTETFNAVILRDYAKKNPGLLIKFTRAMVQATRFIRDQPEQSQRIVATRIKKDLPFINAVWQDFKFGIGLHQWLLTTLEKEARWAMGRQLILAKKAPNYLNFLYLDALKQVSPKTVTVFY
- a CDS encoding PAS domain S-box protein; the protein is MGEKEQGNSFTLFWRYVAGVVIVWSIIIGGSLVSNIQLLDEQTMALARKEAIANFNKDQGFRLWGTKHGGVYVPVTEETPPSPYLSHIPERDIETPLGRKLTLMNPAYMVRQLMDDHANLYGVRGKITGLTVLRPGNAPDAWERIALVKLKSGVKEVSAISKIDGETYYRLMRPMYMKPGCEKCHGHLGFKLGDFRGGVGVSVRLTPYLAAHAQTMDAFTTTHGAIWILGLAGIGFGARQIRGRVTERDRATAEAQASQDRMARMLDIATQAVISIDKQQNIHLFNKGAERIFGYTAGEIIGQSIDVLLPERFRKDHFSQIKRFSESGESSRLMNERREVYGRKKDGTEFPAEASISALSDRGENILTVILNDITARKKTEQEIAEKSYQLEATFENMSQGIAVYDANNILVAFNPQYGEIVGMPEGFLRPGLARADVIRLRAKQRNYSKDETEAVVEKKISSSKTIESSERTSPFGREYLYERTPTPDGGYITTVTDIAERREAEKQLQQSQKMEAVGQLTGGVAHDFNNLLAICIGNVELASETAKNGGDVQPYLDTVLRASERGAALTNQLLAFSRKQTLMPKVINVRELLAHMSGLLRSAIGETIEITMSGDDDLWSCKVDPALLENAILNLAINARDAMNDGGALTIQTTNTDLKESAVAADAMVSPGEYVMIAISDTGTGIPEDVINHVFDPFFTTKEIGQGSGLGLSMVYGFVKQSGGQVTAFSEEGSIGTTITLYLPRSDQMEQTPGPSNQETSPKACGETILVVEDDADVRALSVSLLRSYGYTVLEAADGKAAIGALEAATNIDLLFTDVVLPGGMSGPEIAAAARKHTPEIAVLYTSGYTNLANVDQSVFGEDIELLQKPYRKAELAQKVRLVLDQRKA
- a CDS encoding glutathione S-transferase family protein, whose amino-acid sequence is MVIRTTPDGTVLQDGGADDCAIQLYYEWRSTSTRRVRMVLHEKGLDWIGLHLQKGVDAEGYAPWYTALNPLGVVPTLIHNGKAVIESNVINEYLEDTFPQVPLRPDDPFEKARMRVWLIRSENEAHDAINPISEKVRAVRKKQFTKEQLLKQLRACPHPGRRALKIGRLLDGIPDSIIETSHQRIAWLLAEMEKSLSDGPWLAGSSYSLADIAMAPFMERFVANDIAEVAELDTRLPLSANWWERIQAKPSYQYVMAMKSPEESDPFKDMAI
- a CDS encoding PAS domain S-box protein → MGGDQNDAEKALKKAEEKAALLETTLGTMAQGVAVYDSDFRIISFNDQIQKILDLPPGFLRVGLSLEDIIRYRTERGEYGAPTSEKPIEEIVQERFSRGKSMDEFIAERTLPNGTTCVHHRRPMPGGGCVVTYTDITDRKAAEHQVAEKSHVLEATFDNMVQGIAVYDKNHVLGATNPQYSDILGLPSNFVFVGMDRSDILRYRAEFGHYGDGDIDALINEQLATTGEQESSERTLPDGRSYLYERVPTPDGGYISTVTDITERKATEHQVAEKSRILEATFDNMAQGIAVFDSAHTLVAFNAQYGEILGLPSDYLQVGFSRREILQFRAQQFHHDGLDGDTLIEKKIAGAMEPESSDRVLPNGNTYSYHRIPTPDGGYIATVTDTTERTNMEREQQESDRKFRAAFNNAGVGISIRSNNGKTREHNDTLSKMLGYTEEELQSIRLTELAHPDDDPNITSLRMRTPQETNDGVIERRFIRKDGHIIWCIITYKVVFDEQGVPLYTIAMYQDITERKINEEGIQAAKEEAEFANRSKSEFLANMSHELRTPLNAVIGFSEVIIKESFGPIGNQKYKGYIEDIHSSGQHLLGLITDILDLSKVEAGKTKLHEEDIDPVDIARACLSMVRSQARNNAIDLVLDIPDQLPWLFGDQLVLKQIVLNLLTNAIKFSNEGGTVTLKGWSQTKSGFVFQVIDTGIGVALEDIPKIMQPFIQIESAMSRKHQGTGLGLPLVKRMVELHGGSIDIQSELNIGTTVTVRLPAERIRQNPTQSSSKKALTQ